From Anopheles coluzzii chromosome 3, AcolN3, whole genome shotgun sequence, the proteins below share one genomic window:
- the LOC120959401 gene encoding uncharacterized protein LOC120959401 isoform X1, with the protein MKTFAVIVTVAVLASAVMAVSEHVNIEEPLSRPGGGGGGGGGSGGNRPGGDGGGSSGGGSRPPPPVAPTPDSGDSSEDDSSDSKEDAYVNPCKGLLIGILEHPSSCYKYISCYKEVATEETCPPDTIFDLEEITCVPGNQRTCRKEGDPYPLPTDMCRGIVLGTMVHPEDCNKYVSCLLGQARERSCRPGFVFSERLFVCLPGDLNSCTVTLLPTTSTIAPEDIRPLPSDICRRNSVAFGVLPHPQFCTKYVTCTLWIPAERDCDRFKVFSERFSMCMIGDVNRCRPILGREAELEMQ; encoded by the coding sequence ATGAAGACATTTGCCGTAATTGTAACCGTAGCAGTGCTGGCCAGTGCCGTGATGGCAGTCAGTGAGCATGTGAACATTGAGGAACCTCTCAGTCGTCCTGGTGGTggaggcggcggtggtggtggaagtggCGGTAACCGACCgggcggtgatggtggtggaagtAGTGGCGGAGGCAGTCGTCCACCTCCACCAGTAGCCCCTACGCCGGACAGTGGAGACTCGAGTGAAGACGACAGCAGCGACTCCAAGGAAGATGCCTACGTAAACCCCTGCAAAGGCTTGCTGATCGGTATTTTGGAGCATCCGAGCAGTTGCTACAAGTACATCAGCTGCTACAAGGAGGTGGCCACCGAGGAAACCTGCCCGCCCGATACGATCTTCGATCTGGAAGAGATTACCTGCGTGCCGGGAAATCAGCGCACCTGCCGGAAGGAGGGTGACCCTTACCCACTCCCTACCGACATGTGCCGGGGCATAGTGCTGGGAACGATGGTCCACCCGGAGGACTGCAACAAGTACGTCAGCTGTCTGCTCGGACAGGCCCGCGAACGTTCCTGCCGGCCTGGGTTCGTGTTCTCCGAGCGGCTGTTCGTGTGTCTACCGGGCGATCTAAACTCCTGCACGGTGACGCTGCTGCCGACGACGTCCACCATCGCGCCGGAAGACATTCGCCCGCTGCCGAGCGATATCTGCCGCCGGAACAGTGTGGCGTTCGGTGTGCTGCCGCATCCGCAGTTCTGCACCAAGTACGTCACCTGCACGCTGTGGATCCCGGCCGAGCGCGACTGTGACCGGTTCAAGGTGTTCAGTGAGCGGTTCTCCATGTGCATGATCGGTGATGTGAATCGCTGCCGTCCGATTCTGGGACGGGAAGCAGAGCTGGAGATGCAGTAG
- the LOC120959401 gene encoding uncharacterized protein LOC120959401 isoform X2 gives MKTFAVIVTVAVLASAVMAVSEHVNIEEPLSRPGGGGGGGGGSGGNRPGGDGGGSSGGGSRPPPPVAPTPDSGDSSEDDSSDSKEDAYVNPCKGLLIGILEHPSSCYKYISCYKEVATEETCPPDTIFDLEEITCVPGNQRTCRKEGDPYPLPTDMCRGIVLGTMVHPEDCNKYVSCLLGQARERSCRPGFVFSERLFVCLPGDLNSCTVTLLPTTSTIAPEDIRPLPSDICRRNSVAFGVLPHPQFCTKYVTCTLWIPAERDCDRFKVFSERFSMCMIGDVNRCRPILGREAELEMQ, from the coding sequence ATGAAGACATTTGCCGTAATTGTAACCGTAGCAGTGCTGGCCAGTGCCGTGATGGCAGTCAGTGAGCATGTGAACATTGAGGAACCTCTCAGTCGTCCTGGTGGTggaggcggcggtggtggtggaagtggCGGTAACCGACCgggcggtgatggtggtggaagtAGTGGCGGAGGCAGTCGTCCACCTCCACCAGTAGCCCCTACGCCGGACAGTGGAGACTCGAGTGAAGACGACAGCAGCGACTCCAAGGAAGATGCCTACGTAAACCCCTGCAAAGGCTTGCTGATCGGTATTTTGGAGCATCCGAGCAGTTGCTACAAGTACATCAGCTGCTACAAGGAGGTGGCCACCGAGGAAACCTGCCCGCCCGATACGATCTTCGATCTGGAAGAGATTACCTGCGTGCCGGGAAATCAGCGCACCTGCCGGAAGGAGGGTGACCCTTACCCACTCCCTACCGACATGTGCCGGGGCATAGTGCTGGGAACGATGGTCCACCCGGAGGACTGCAACAAGTACGTCAGCTGTCTGCTCGGACAGGCCCGCGAACGTTCCTGCCGGCCTGGGTTCGTGTTCTCCGAGCGGCTGTTCGTGTGTCTACCGGGCGATCTAAACTCCTGCACGGTGACGCTGCTGCCGACGACGTCCACCATCGCGCCGGAAGACATTCGCCCGCTGCCGAGCGATATCTGCCGCCGGAACAGTGTGGCGTTCGGTGTGCTGCCGCATCCGCAGTTCTGCACCAAGTACGTCACCTGCACGCTGTGGATCCCGGCCGAGCGCGACTGTGACCGGTTCAAGGTGTTCAGTGAGCGGTTCTCCATGTGCATGATCGGTGATGTGAATCGCTGCCGTCCGATTCTGGGACGGGAAGCAGAGCTGGAGATGCA
- the LOC120956285 gene encoding chondroitin proteoglycan 2-like produces MTLQQVLVTALLVAATLWSVPAEGVDFNKLCQGVRFGTFAHPNDCRQYVMCVLWNPVVLSCPGGYVFQPEVQFCVQESQYQCNTEVTSGPEETTTTSTTPEPTTSVPECVHRPSWESFFCDNARRALVANPMNCTQYIRCQLQVPANQHCPAGTVFNDLYQDCFPREHETCTLASVREDFCVSRADGSYAHPFLCNRFVTCVQQQLRLESCPPFFVFSPTVAHCVKGSAVDCSSLLN; encoded by the coding sequence ATGACTCTTCAACAAGTCCTGGTCACTGCATTGCTGGTCGCCGCTACTCTTTGGAGTGTACCTGCCGAAGGAGTGGATTTTAACAAACTGTGTCAGGGTGTCCGGTTTGGCACCTTTGCACATCCCAACGATTGCCGACAGTACGTAATGTGCGTTCTCTGGAACCCGGTTGTGCTATCCTGTCCCGGCGGGTACGTCTTCCAACCGGAGGTACAGTTTTGTGTTCAAGAATCGCAGTACCAGTGCAATACTGAGGTAACATCCGGTCCAGAGGAGACAACTACTACCTCCACTACACCGGAACCAACCACTTCCGTGCCCGAGTGTGTGCACCGTCCATCGTGGGAATCATTCTTCTGTGACAATGCACGTCGTGCGCTCGTGGCAAACCCGATGAACTGTACCCAGTACATCCGCTGTCAGCTGCAGGTCCCGGCGAATCAACATTGCCCTGCCGGAACTGTTTTCAACGACCTCTATCAGGACTGTTTTCCTAGAGAGCACGAGACGTGCACGTTGGCCAGCGTTCGGGAGGATTTCTGTGTCAGCCGTGCCGACGGTAGCTATGCCCATCCGTTCCTGTGCAATCGCTTCGTCACGtgcgtccagcagcagctacgGCTCGAATCGTGCCCACCGTTCTTCGTGTTCAGCCCAACGGTAGCGCACTGTGTGAAGGGAAGTGCCGTCGACTGCTCGAGTCTGTTGAATTAG
- the LOC120955787 gene encoding uncharacterized protein LOC120955787 has translation MIAFYSLLLFAACSSVASSSPFESCVVENELTSNPSTCNQYYRCLSGERILFSCTEGKVFNPSTKRCVTSDLYPCDETQPEITTAEPSVLCLHNPNGIVPHPSDCDKYIVCSGGLQTVQSCGYRENFSWKKLGCGEDVSCSEYFNGYARTLESVACNRQSLPLAEHPYEVGTYIDCGAQESVSCAEGTIFRWNYQRCLPGLVETNELQSAAPNCGAFGKSAHPYLCEKYFKCVFWISSLENCPADMIYSAEGNECVPGNFQTCTVNQ, from the coding sequence ATGATTGCTTTCTACAGTCTTCTGCTGTTCGCGGCTTGTTCTTCTGTTGCTTCAAGCAGTCCGTTCGAGTCTTGCGTGGTAGAGAATGAACTCACCTCGAATCCCTCGACCTGCAATCAGTACTACCGCTGTCTGAGTGGAGAACGGATCCTGTTCAGCTGTACAGAGGGCAAAGTGTTCAATCCCTCCACCAAACGGTGCGTTACATCCGACCTCTACCCGTGCGATGAGACACAACCGGAGATCACAACAGCGGAACCATCGGTGCTCTGTCTTCACAACCCAAATGGGATCGTTCCACACCCGTCCGATTGTGATAAGTACATCGTTTGCAGTGGAGGTTTGCAAACAGTGCAGTCCTGTGGATATCGGGAGAATTTTTCATGGAAGAAGTTAGGTTGTGGCGAAGACGTCTCTTGCAGTGAATACTTTAACGGTTACGCCAGAACGCTCGAATCAGTCGCGTGCAACCGACAATCACTCCCGCTGGCGGAACATCCTTACGAAGTTGGTACGTACATTGACTGTGGCGCTCAGGAGTCTGTCAGCTGTGCCGAAGGTACAATCTTTCGCTGGAACTATCAGCGCTGTCTTCCGGGGCTGGTGGAAACGAACGAGTTGCAGAGTGCCGCACCTAATTGTGGCGCCTTTGGCAAAAGCGCACATCCTTATCTCTGCGAGAAGTACTTCAAGTGCGTCTTCTGGATCTCTTCACTAGAAAATTGCCCCGCGGATATGATCTACAGCGCAGAGGGCAATGAGTGTGTTCCGGGTAACTTCCAAACGTGCACCGTCAATCAGTAG
- the LOC120955785 gene encoding multiple epidermal growth factor-like domains protein 6: protein MRRKPRFEVVALVLLAFALPVKPDEKLAYFVAKNDHSIESVCVGVNAGIHPHPDPALCYVFITCTFEQSTAYQCAEGFVFDRAMLRCIPGDRDQCPERTEPDWDQFCSGVSYAFYALPAVCWEFVFCSLGNANRYSCPMGEIWSQREGACLPGNWDTCELLELEISCQNRPDGVLPHPTNCTSFLECNNGQTTISECSRGEVFDQTLERCVAGNTETCVRIDNVCRDKADGTVLAHPNECDLFILCQGGQEVANLCPSGEILNVQAQFCVPGNADTCQFHPVETMCQNASIGAIYPHPNSCTQFVSCITSQGVTTFCPAGQIFHAPSGSCRVGNTNTCELIIDVCEGQADFSVLEHPSICSLFIWCQGGTVTVQPCPNGEILRPDAQFCVPGNQLTCEFDPIDRMCVGQIDSVSFPHPTECAQFVACFRGETLVQTCPKGSVYHASTRSCVPGDDDTCERFDSICSGRPDGIIPHPTTCNAFVYCTSGQAVFEQCGPGTILKQGISGCVVGNTETCTEAKTICTDHADHTLVGHPSECNLIVVCMMQQPTLRSCPAGEIFNSTTLLCIPGDLNTCQVHPVETMCRNRPYGAVYPHPSDCTQFVRCAGEQPNVQVCPAGHVLHHSSMSCRPGDTNTCEVMENVCQNQTHGVILQHPSLCGHFVWCQSGAITINPCPVGEILRPDVQFCVPGNLTTCEYAPIDRMCLGQADHIRFPHPTECSSFVACQGQNGVVQSCPAGSVYSAKARSCTPGNEATCERFENICVGRPESMIAHPNTCTAYIHCSSNLAVYQQCAPGTVFEPSLGGCVVGNTETCTRNDGMCVGQPDGSILTHPNECDLYILCVSQQAAPLRCPPGEILNEQAQICAPGNVTSCQFNPVEKMCHNKINNAIYPHPNDCSRFVQCTDGQGIVKDCPPGEILHGSSRTCRPGNTATCQFLDGVCQGRPDGWVIEHQSLCGHFIQCQQGVASVHSCPGGEILRPDAQLCVPGNPTSCVFDPVEKMCMGRPDGRVYPHPNNCTQYLRCQNSQPTLETCRPGTIFRATTQSCVAGNGDTCTFLDYSCAGRPDGVIPHPEGCALFLLCTSGFTAAFRCPEGEILHPEFLVCAAGNADDCSLAPVTTEPSIISVCEGRPDGNYTHPLLCYLFIHCTKGATEIRSCPKDQIFVGAIRGCAPGNQESCIPL, encoded by the coding sequence ATGAGAAGAAAGCCTAGATTTGAAGTTGTGGCTCTAGTGCTGCTTGCTTTCGCCTTACCAGTAAAACCGGACGAAAAGCTAGCCTATTTCGTCGCTAAAAATGATCATTCGATCGAATCggtttgtgttggtgtgaaTGCCGGTATCCATCCGCATCCGGATCCTGCTCTGTGCTACGTTTTCATTACGTGCACATTCGAACAATCGACTGCTTACCAGTGTGCGGAAGGGTTTGTGTTTGATCGTGCCATGCTTCGCTGCATTCCTGGCGATCGCGATCAGTGTCCGGAGCGTACCGAGCCCGATTGGGATCAGTTCTGTTCGGGTGTTTCGTACGCGTTCTACGCCCTTCCAGCGGTATGCTGGGAGTTTGTGTTCTGTTCGCTAGGCAATGCCAATCGCTACTCGTGCCCGATGGGTGAGATATGGTCACAGAGAGAAGGGGCTTGCCTACCCGGGAATTGGGACACCTGTGAGCTGTTGGAGTTGGAGATATCCTGTCAAAACCGTCCAGATGGAGTGTTGCCTCATCCAACCAACTGCACAAGCTTTTTAGAGTGTAACAATGGCCAGACAACGATCAGTGAGTGTTCAAGGGGAGAAGTGTTTGACCAGACGCTGGAAAGGTGTGTTGCAGGCAATACGGAAACTTGCGTTCGTATTGACAACGTCTGTAGAGATAAGGCCGATGGTACGGTACTGGCTCATCCGAATGAGTGTGATCTTTTCATCCTCTGTCAAGGAGGACAGGAAGTGGCAAATCTATGTCCATCGGGAGAAATATTAAACGTACAGGCCCAGTTCTGTGTCCCGGGCAATGCAGACACCTGCCAGTTTCATCCAGTCGAGACGATGTGCCAGAACGCGAGCATAGGTGCGATCTATCCTCATCCGAATAGCTGTACCCAGTTTGTAAGTTGCATCACCAGTCAAGGAGTAACGACTTTCTGCCCGGCGGGGCAAATTTTTCACGCACCGAGTGGATCTTGCCGAGTGGGCAATACCAATACTTGCGAATTGATCATTGACGTGTGTGAAGGCCAAGCCGATTTCTCAGTGCTGGAACATCCGAGTATTTGCTCACTATTTATTTGGTGTCAAGGAGGAACCGTAACCGTTCAACCGTGTCCTAATGGAGAGATCCTGCGCCCCGATGCACAGTTCTGTGTTCCAGGCAATCAACTTACCTGTGAGTTTGATCCCATCGATCGGATGTGTGTGGGACAGATTGATTCCGTAAGCTTCCCGCATCCAACCGAGTGTGCACAGTTTGTGGCGTGTTTTAGAGGGGAAACTCTTGTGCAAACCTGTCCGAAAGGAAGTGTGTATCACGCTTCAACACGTTCCTGTGTTCCGGGAGACGATGACACTTGCGAGCGATTCGATAGCATCTGTTCCGGGCGCCCCGATGGTATCATACCGCACCCAACAACGTGTAACGCGTTCGTTTACTGTACGTCCGGGCAGGCCGTGTTCGAGCAGTGCGGCCCGGGTACGATCTTGAAGCAGGGGATCAGTGGTTGTGTGGTGGGCAACACAGAAACTTGCACCGAGGCGAAAACTATCTGTACCGATCACGCGGATCATACCCTTGTGGGTCATCCAAGCGAATGCAATCTTATCGTGGTGTGTATGATGCAACAACCAACCTTGAGGTCTTGTCCAGCGGGGGAAATATTTAACTCTACTACATTGCTTTGCATACCGGGAGATCTGAACACCTGCCAGGTACATCCCGTAGAAACAATGTGCAGAAACCGTCCGTACGGAGCGGTTTATCCTCATCCGAGTGATTGTACACAGTTTGTTCGCTGTGCAGGCGAGCAGCCGAACGTCCAAGTGTGTCCCGCTGGGCATGTTCTGCACCATTCAAGTATGTCCTGTCGCCCGGGAGACACCAACACCTGTGAGGTGATGGAAAACGTGTGTCAAAATCAAACGCATGGCGTAATCCTGCAGCATCCAAGTCTCTGTGGACATTTCGTGTGGTGTCAGAGTGGTGCTATTACCATAAATCCTTGCCCCGTTGGGGAAATTCTTCGTCCGGATGTACAGTTCTGTGTTCCTGGCAATCTAACAACTTGTGAATACGCACCCATCGATCGTATGTGCTTGGGACAGGCTGATCACATTCGCTTCCCGCATCCAACGGAATGTTCGTCGTTCGTAGCATGCCAGGGACAGAACGGTGTCGTCCAGAGTTGCCCAGCTGGCAGTGTGTACAGTGCTAAAGCACGCTCCTGTACGCCCGGCAATGAGGCCACTTGTGAGCGgtttgaaaatatttgcgTTGGACGACCGGAAAGCATGATTGCTCATCCGAATACCTGTACAGCTTACATCCATTGCTCCTCCAACTTGGCAGTCTACCAGCAGTGTGCTCCAGGGACCGTTTTCGAGCCCAGCCTTGGAGGTTGCGTTGTTGGTAATACAGAAACATGCACACGGAATGATGGAATGTGTGTTGGGCAGCCCGATGGATCGATTCTTACACATCCCAACGAGTGTGATCTTTACATCTTATGTGTGTCCCAGCAGGCAGCTCCTCTTCGTTGCCCTCCAGGCGAAATTTTGAACGAACAGGCGCAGATCTGTGCCCCGGGAAATGTAACCTCCTGCCAGTTCAATCCCGTCGAAAAGATGTGCCACAATAAGATCAACAACGCAATTTATCCTCACCCGAACGATTGCTCGCGGTTTGTGCAGTGCACCGATGGGCAGGGTATCGTAAAAGATTGTCCTCCAGGGGAGATTCTACACGGTTCATCTAGAACTTGTCGACCGGGCAATACAGCAACCTGCCAGTTCCTTGATGGAGTGTGTCAAGGTCGCCCAGATGGATGGGTGATCGAGCATCAAAGTCTCTGTGGTCATTTCATTCAATGCCAGCAAGGTGTAGCATCAGTTCACTCGTGCCCTGGTGGAGAGATTCTACGCCCTGACGCTCAGTTATGCGTGCCGGGGAATCCTACCTCTTGTGTGTTTGATCCAGTAGAGAAAATGTGTATGGGACGGCCAGATGGACGCGTATATCCACATCCAAACAATTGTACACAGTACTTGCGCTGTCAAAATTCGCAACCAACGCTCGAGACTTGTCGTCCTGGAACTATCTTCCGCGCAACGACACAATCCTGCGTCGCTGGCAATGGTGATACGTGCACGTTCCTTGATTATTCGTGTGCAGGACGTCCCGATGGAGTGATACCTCATCCGGAGGGTTGTGCGCTGTTCCTGCTGTGCACTTCGGGCTTTACGGCTGCTTTCCGCTGTCCGGAGGGTGAGATCTTACATCCGGAGTTCCTGGTCTGTGCGGCAGGCAATGCTGATGACTGTTCGTTGGCACCGGTCACTACTGAGCCATCGATCATTTCCGTTTGTGAGGGTCGTCCGGATGGAAACTACACACATCCACTGCTGTGCTATCTGTTTATTCATTGTACAAAGGGAGCCACAGAGATTCGTTCCTGTCCAAAGGATCAGATCTTTGTTGGTGCTATTCGAGGCTGTGCGCCGGGCAATCAGGAATCGTGCATTCCGCTGTAA